The Mixta hanseatica genome includes a region encoding these proteins:
- the mnmE gene encoding tRNA uridine-5-carboxymethylaminomethyl(34) synthesis GTPase MnmE, which yields MSHNDTIVAQATPPGRGGVGILRISGSKAAEVAQQLLGKLPKPRYADYLPFKAADGSILDQGIALWFPGPHSFTGEDVLELQGHGGPVILDLLLKRVAALPGVRIANPGEFSERAFLNDKLDLAQAEAIADLIDASSEQAARSALNSLQGAFSLRVNHLVEALTHLRIYVEAAIDFPDEEIDFLSDGKIEAQLDTVMQDLNAVRAEARQGSLLREGMKVVIAGRPNAGKSSLLNALAGREAAIVTDIAGTTRDVLREHIHIDGMPLHIIDTAGLRDASDEVERIGIERAWQEIEQADRVLFMVDGTTTDATEPAAIWPDFIARLPDSLPITVVRNKADVTGEILGLTEVNGHSLIRLSARTGEGVDILRDHLKQSMGFNDNMEGGFLARRRHLQALELADTHLQQGKAQLLGAWAGELLAEELRLAQQALSEITGEFTSDDLLGRIFSSFCIGK from the coding sequence ATGAGCCATAACGATACGATTGTCGCCCAGGCCACACCGCCAGGACGTGGCGGTGTGGGTATTCTGCGTATTTCCGGCAGCAAAGCGGCGGAAGTTGCCCAACAGCTGTTGGGGAAACTGCCGAAGCCGCGTTACGCTGACTATCTGCCGTTTAAGGCTGCGGACGGCAGCATTCTCGATCAGGGCATTGCGCTCTGGTTTCCCGGTCCGCACTCCTTTACCGGCGAAGACGTATTAGAGCTACAGGGACATGGCGGCCCGGTGATTCTCGACCTGCTGTTGAAACGCGTTGCCGCGTTGCCCGGCGTACGCATCGCCAATCCGGGTGAATTCTCTGAACGCGCGTTTCTTAACGATAAACTGGATCTGGCTCAGGCCGAAGCGATTGCCGACCTGATTGATGCCAGCTCTGAGCAGGCCGCCCGATCGGCGCTGAATTCGTTGCAGGGCGCGTTTTCCCTGCGCGTTAACCATCTTGTGGAAGCACTTACTCACCTGCGAATTTATGTCGAAGCGGCTATCGATTTCCCGGACGAAGAGATCGACTTTCTTTCCGATGGCAAAATCGAAGCGCAGCTGGATACCGTCATGCAGGATCTGAACGCGGTACGCGCCGAAGCGCGCCAGGGCAGCCTGTTACGTGAAGGGATGAAAGTAGTGATTGCTGGCCGCCCTAACGCCGGTAAATCCAGCCTGTTGAATGCCCTGGCCGGACGCGAAGCAGCTATCGTGACCGATATTGCCGGCACCACGCGCGACGTACTGCGCGAACATATCCATATTGATGGCATGCCGCTGCATATCATTGATACCGCCGGTTTACGCGATGCCAGCGATGAAGTAGAACGTATCGGCATCGAACGCGCCTGGCAGGAGATTGAGCAGGCGGATCGCGTCCTGTTTATGGTGGATGGCACCACTACCGACGCCACCGAGCCCGCCGCCATCTGGCCTGATTTTATTGCCCGCTTGCCCGATTCGCTGCCGATTACCGTGGTGCGCAATAAGGCGGACGTTACCGGTGAAATTCTCGGCCTGACTGAAGTAAATGGTCACTCACTTATTCGCCTTTCTGCCCGTACCGGCGAAGGGGTGGATATATTGCGTGACCATTTGAAGCAAAGCATGGGCTTTAATGACAATATGGAAGGCGGCTTCCTGGCGCGTCGCCGCCATCTCCAGGCTCTGGAGTTAGCGGACACTCACTTACAACAGGGTAAGGCGCAGCTGCTGGGCGCCTGGGCTGGCGAGCTGTTGGCTGAAGAGCTACGGCTGGCGCAGCAGGCGCTGAGTGAAATTACCGGTGAGTTTACTTCGGACGATCTGCTGGGTCGCATCTTCTCCAGCTTCTGTATTGGTAAATAA
- a CDS encoding fimbrial protein, protein MELIKKDLCSTGAFLLLGMLCLVCNKSYATIIVCDSDSHITNSITAFDFNKLPNQIPDMLPVGTTIYDVTMNLDLWCAKEFNTETIMSPGPKKIYINRHNTDNALGDKSGLAFYVTINGDRDKISKVYDSGYTTDKMFINGMPTSNYTKLSIPVRIELVKTGANVALSPFRNDVILFSIGDAGTGNMRYRATNVRDLSFSSYTCNITTPTIHQTLPELNVADLPGSGRADNYVTDFSVLLRCNGKLWSTLSINMAFSGTPVAGLAQNGVYPFFDRFGKMAEGIGFQILHQDGNGSFIESGNNSKFKIGDFSKGNQYLNVPLRAAYYRTQEKVTLGELTGTVTYIVDYM, encoded by the coding sequence ATGGAGCTAATAAAAAAAGATCTGTGCAGCACGGGGGCATTTCTTTTGCTGGGAATGTTATGCCTGGTCTGCAATAAAAGTTATGCCACAATCATTGTCTGCGATTCTGATTCACATATTACCAACAGTATTACCGCATTTGATTTTAATAAGTTGCCTAATCAAATTCCGGATATGCTGCCTGTGGGAACAACTATTTATGATGTCACCATGAACCTTGATCTCTGGTGCGCCAAAGAATTCAATACCGAAACGATAATGTCGCCAGGCCCAAAAAAAATATATATTAATCGGCACAACACCGATAATGCCCTGGGAGATAAGAGCGGACTGGCATTTTATGTCACGATTAATGGAGACAGGGATAAGATTAGTAAGGTTTATGATAGCGGCTATACTACCGATAAGATGTTTATTAACGGGATGCCGACATCAAACTATACGAAACTTAGTATTCCTGTACGTATTGAACTGGTAAAAACCGGAGCGAACGTGGCTCTCTCGCCTTTTCGCAACGACGTAATTTTATTCTCAATTGGCGATGCGGGCACGGGGAATATGCGCTATCGAGCCACAAATGTCCGGGATCTCTCTTTTTCCTCCTATACCTGTAATATCACCACGCCCACTATTCATCAAACGCTGCCTGAGTTAAACGTTGCCGATCTGCCGGGTAGCGGTCGGGCTGATAATTACGTAACGGATTTTTCAGTCTTACTGCGCTGTAACGGAAAATTATGGAGTACGCTTTCTATTAATATGGCGTTCAGCGGTACGCCAGTAGCAGGGTTAGCGCAAAATGGCGTTTATCCATTTTTTGATCGTTTCGGGAAAATGGCTGAAGGTATAGGGTTTCAAATATTACATCAGGATGGTAATGGCTCCTTTATTGAAAGCGGAAATAACTCAAAGTTTAAGATTGGTGATTTTTCCAAAGGTAATCAATATTTAAACGTTCCTTTAAGGGCAGCCTATTATCGCACACAAGAAAAAGTCACTCTGGGCGAATTAACCGGAACCGTAACTTACATCGTTGATTATATGTGA
- a CDS encoding autotransporter outer membrane beta-barrel domain-containing protein, with protein sequence MSGKYWHCFPFNNDAGCAYLFLTLLPFSASSASPWHETSGHRTEVTSSYITYEPGGWPLYVSGDGSELVVYPSLNFYSETSSVARVENKGRLTIQGASLANNAAARPTLDVLSGYLSVVNSTIHTAQRGSHGVAASGSSVVEIKDSDITLSGTNGYGIRLQDNSSLLADGLNVDIHGKSVSAGVILNGENTTARITNSRFTLNGSSVSYGIQQNLGELIANNITVIAKGLSGGVRIGDWGSLTHTTLSNSHIQVENAYALLIRNSRSELNNVEVIATGDDVRAMDINQNASVVADGGSYTTYGNNADAVWLPNLDTHLTINNAALTTFGNNAHALNTLDGTAKAENVTLTTSGLESHAIYTQNLIRGNDLTITTSGDHSRGAVSALGGLLDIANSTIATRGAGAVGIGAYSQGKVKASGIKVTTHGKDASALLMQSGYMAFDNSTLISAGNAPALLVKSAATATNNAATQRNQLRLDNVKLTSAAQEAINVTAARLEIQASNGAYLQGGNQQLLKVITVKDNGSSAVYGSHVALEASSRTLLNGDVHVDPGSSASLILRDRSQLTGAVNNADIAVYSHSRWQMRAASSVKSVINQGIIALNHGSLSDKLVVAGNYQGDNGTLIFNTRLGNDSAETNRLIVNGNSSGSTRVKVLNAGGIGAKTLNGIQLVAVNGASEGEFVQQGRIVAGAYEYRLGRGAGAQAGNWYLTNHAADGTPVFRPEAGGYIANSAAAATLFNLSLYDRLGNRSLSDSEQAGEGSLWLRQTAGHSRSRIADTLAAQGNRYSVQLGGDLWQAADANHGRLHLGPMVGYGRQATNIRSTLSGNTASSTLSGYSLGAYATWFAKQNSDSGPWLDSWLQYNWFTGSVDGKALRSERYHLQGLSASLEGGYGWKAWERQGDNQRRYGFYLQPHAQVIFNGLKTVRLSEQNGTQVENKNSNLISRIGIRGWITESKQPGESDLRPYMELSWLHNSDPYRVSLNQLSVQQNSGRNVVELKTGVEGKVSDNFQLNGSVALQQGRYHYQDASLMLGAKYSF encoded by the coding sequence ATGAGCGGAAAATATTGGCACTGCTTTCCTTTTAATAATGACGCGGGTTGCGCTTATCTGTTTCTTACCCTGCTGCCTTTTTCGGCCAGTAGCGCCTCACCGTGGCATGAAACCAGCGGGCATCGCACCGAGGTCACCTCCAGCTATATTACTTATGAACCGGGTGGCTGGCCGCTATATGTCTCTGGCGATGGAAGCGAATTGGTAGTCTACCCCTCACTGAACTTTTATAGCGAAACCTCCTCAGTGGCGCGGGTGGAAAATAAGGGCAGGCTGACCATTCAGGGGGCCAGCCTGGCGAATAACGCCGCAGCGCGTCCCACTCTTGATGTCTTATCAGGTTATCTTTCCGTCGTTAATAGCACCATCCACACCGCACAAAGAGGTTCTCATGGCGTGGCCGCCAGCGGTAGTTCAGTGGTGGAGATAAAGGATAGCGATATTACGCTGTCAGGGACCAACGGTTACGGCATCCGGTTGCAGGATAATTCGTCTCTACTTGCCGATGGGTTAAATGTGGATATACATGGCAAAAGCGTTTCTGCGGGCGTGATCCTGAACGGTGAAAACACAACGGCCAGAATCACTAATAGCCGATTTACTCTCAACGGCAGTTCAGTCAGCTATGGCATTCAACAAAATTTGGGTGAATTGATCGCCAATAATATTACGGTTATTGCCAAAGGGCTGAGCGGAGGCGTGCGTATCGGCGACTGGGGGTCTTTAACCCACACAACATTATCAAACAGTCATATTCAGGTGGAAAATGCGTACGCTCTGCTGATTCGTAATTCACGTTCAGAGCTGAATAACGTTGAGGTTATCGCCACCGGCGATGATGTCAGGGCGATGGATATCAACCAGAACGCCAGCGTAGTGGCTGACGGCGGCAGTTATACCACTTACGGTAACAATGCCGATGCGGTTTGGCTGCCGAACCTGGACACGCATTTAACGATTAACAATGCTGCGCTCACCACTTTCGGCAATAACGCTCATGCGTTAAATACGCTGGACGGGACGGCGAAGGCGGAAAACGTTACGTTGACCACTTCCGGCTTGGAGAGCCACGCTATTTATACGCAGAATCTGATCCGCGGTAATGATCTTACGATAACAACCAGCGGCGATCATAGCCGGGGCGCTGTCAGCGCCTTGGGCGGTCTGCTTGATATCGCTAACAGCACGATAGCTACCCGGGGCGCCGGGGCTGTGGGTATCGGGGCATATAGTCAGGGCAAGGTCAAGGCGAGCGGGATAAAGGTTACAACGCACGGCAAAGACGCCAGCGCCCTGTTGATGCAATCCGGCTATATGGCGTTTGATAACAGTACGTTAATCAGCGCAGGCAATGCGCCTGCACTGCTGGTTAAAAGCGCGGCTACCGCTACCAATAATGCCGCAACGCAGCGTAATCAGCTTCGACTTGATAACGTCAAACTGACCAGCGCAGCGCAGGAGGCGATAAACGTTACGGCGGCCCGGCTTGAGATACAGGCCAGCAATGGCGCTTACCTGCAGGGCGGCAACCAACAACTATTAAAGGTTATTACGGTTAAGGATAACGGAAGTTCCGCCGTTTATGGTTCGCACGTTGCGCTGGAGGCCAGCAGTCGCACCCTTCTGAACGGCGATGTGCATGTCGATCCTGGCAGCAGCGCATCGCTGATATTGCGGGATCGCTCACAGCTGACCGGAGCGGTAAATAATGCAGATATCGCCGTTTATTCCCATAGCCGGTGGCAAATGCGCGCTGCTTCTTCAGTAAAGAGCGTTATCAACCAGGGCATCATCGCCCTGAATCATGGCAGCCTCAGCGACAAGCTGGTTGTTGCCGGTAATTATCAGGGTGATAACGGCACGCTGATTTTTAATACGCGCCTTGGTAATGATAGTGCAGAGACCAACCGGCTTATCGTTAACGGGAATAGCTCAGGATCGACCAGAGTGAAGGTGCTGAACGCGGGTGGCATTGGCGCTAAAACGCTTAACGGCATCCAACTGGTGGCTGTTAACGGCGCATCTGAAGGCGAATTCGTACAACAGGGGCGTATCGTCGCGGGCGCTTACGAGTACCGGTTAGGACGAGGCGCAGGCGCGCAGGCCGGTAACTGGTATTTAACCAACCATGCTGCCGATGGTACACCGGTGTTTCGCCCCGAAGCCGGCGGCTATATTGCTAACAGCGCGGCGGCCGCCACGCTATTTAATCTCAGTCTCTACGATCGTCTGGGTAACCGTAGCCTGAGCGATAGCGAGCAGGCAGGCGAGGGCAGTTTATGGCTACGTCAAACCGCCGGGCACAGTCGCTCTCGCATCGCGGATACGCTGGCCGCACAGGGCAATCGCTATAGCGTACAGCTGGGCGGCGATCTGTGGCAGGCAGCGGATGCAAACCATGGCCGTTTACACCTCGGGCCGATGGTGGGCTATGGCCGTCAGGCGACCAATATTCGTTCTACACTCAGTGGCAATACCGCCAGCAGCACGCTTTCCGGCTACAGCCTGGGCGCTTACGCCACCTGGTTTGCTAAGCAGAACAGCGATAGCGGGCCGTGGCTGGATAGCTGGCTGCAATATAACTGGTTTACCGGCAGCGTCGACGGAAAAGCGTTGCGTAGCGAACGCTATCATCTGCAAGGTCTGAGCGCCTCGCTGGAGGGCGGCTATGGCTGGAAGGCGTGGGAGCGGCAGGGCGACAACCAACGTCGCTATGGTTTTTATCTGCAGCCGCATGCGCAGGTTATTTTTAACGGCCTGAAAACCGTGCGGCTGAGTGAGCAAAACGGGACGCAGGTAGAAAATAAAAACAGTAACTTAATCAGCCGTATCGGCATTCGGGGCTGGATAACCGAGTCAAAGCAGCCCGGCGAGAGCGACCTGCGGCCTTATATGGAGCTCAGCTGGCTGCATAACAGCGATCCCTACCGGGTAAGCCTGAACCAGCTTAGCGTACAGCAGAACAGCGGTCGTAATGTCGTGGAGCTTAAAACCGGCGTAGAAGGGAAAGTGAGTGATAACTTTCAGCTTAACGGCAGCGTAGCCTTGCAGCAGGGGCGCTATCACTATCAGGATGCCAGCCTGATGCTGGGCGCGAAATATAGCTTCTGA